One stretch of Alcaligenes aquatilis DNA includes these proteins:
- a CDS encoding response regulator: MARILVVDDEIGIRELLSEILYDEGHTVQLAENAAQAREARLRGRPDLVLLDIWMPDTDGVSLLKEWASQGLLDMPVVMMSGHATVDTAVEATRIGAVDFLEKPITMQRLLKTVASGLERTVAPKALAAAARPVVQGGDRRPEATTMVPGMAPAMAVPEVEQDESQLGSISLDLPLREARDEFERIYFEYHLRRENHSMTRVSERTGLERTHLYRKLKQLGIDSSRKRNQS, encoded by the coding sequence ATGGCCAGAATTCTGGTAGTTGATGACGAAATCGGCATTCGGGAACTTTTGTCGGAAATTCTTTACGACGAAGGGCACACCGTGCAATTGGCAGAAAATGCCGCCCAGGCTCGCGAGGCACGCTTGCGGGGCCGTCCCGATCTGGTCTTGCTGGATATCTGGATGCCAGACACTGACGGTGTCAGCCTGCTCAAGGAGTGGGCATCTCAAGGCTTGCTGGATATGCCTGTGGTCATGATGAGCGGCCACGCCACGGTGGATACCGCAGTGGAAGCAACCCGCATTGGTGCAGTGGACTTCCTGGAAAAACCCATCACCATGCAGCGCTTGCTCAAGACCGTAGCTTCGGGTCTGGAGCGTACTGTGGCTCCCAAAGCGCTGGCTGCCGCGGCCCGCCCGGTGGTTCAAGGTGGTGATCGTCGCCCAGAGGCCACGACAATGGTTCCTGGCATGGCGCCTGCCATGGCCGTGCCTGAAGTAGAACAGGACGAGTCCCAGCTAGGCAGCATCTCCTTGGATTTGCCATTGCGCGAAGCGCGTGACGAATTCGAGCGCATTTATTTTGAATATCATCTGCGCCGCGAGAATCACAGCATGACGCGGGTATCGGAGCGTACCGGGCTGGAGCGTACCCACTTATACCGCAAGCTTAAACAGTTGGGGATAGACTCGTCGCGCAAGCGTAACCAGTCTTGA
- a CDS encoding 6,7-dimethyl-8-ribityllumazine synthase: MNSITPANLLAPRIAFIQACWHKDIVDQARLGFIDEVKAMGHDSSLVDFFEVGGAFEIPLHAQRLAQSGQYAAVVAAGLVVDGGIYRHDFVATAVIQGLMQVQLSTNVPVFSVVLTPHHFHDGKEHHDYFHRHFVIKGQEAARTCLDTVSKLQVLPAASVAAV, encoded by the coding sequence ATGAACAGCATTACCCCAGCCAATCTTCTGGCTCCCCGTATCGCCTTTATTCAAGCTTGCTGGCACAAGGACATTGTGGATCAGGCCCGCCTGGGTTTTATCGACGAAGTCAAAGCCATGGGCCACGACAGCAGCTTGGTCGACTTCTTTGAAGTGGGCGGCGCCTTTGAAATCCCGCTGCATGCACAACGTCTGGCCCAATCAGGTCAGTATGCTGCTGTTGTGGCAGCGGGTCTGGTCGTGGATGGCGGTATCTATCGCCACGACTTTGTGGCTACCGCTGTGATCCAAGGCTTGATGCAAGTCCAGCTCAGCACCAACGTGCCTGTGTTTTCAGTCGTGCTGACTCCGCACCATTTCCATGATGGCAAAGAGCACCACGATTACTTCCATCGTCACTTTGTGATCAAGGGCCAGGAAGCAGCCCGTACGTGCCTGGATACCGTGAGCAAGTTGCAGGTGCTGCCTGCGGCATCCGTCGCCGCTGTCTAA
- a CDS encoding methyltransferase domain-containing protein yields the protein MSQLPSLPINSAHVEQQFNRRAPLDHAQFLYGEVAQRMLSRLALVRLQPTHILDAGCGASHALEPLRSRYPDMSYTGLDRSAKLLEVARERYQSKPSLWQKLRNQPTPAANWVQADMAHSGLPAESQELVWSNMALHWHPEPHRVLAEWNRLLKPETLVMFSCLGPGSFSELRSAMEQADLGTKTLEFVDMHDFGDLLLENGFADPVMDQEVVTLTYRSAEKLLDDLRLLGGNPHPQRKASLSTLPWRQRLLNALEKQRHMDGTLHLSLEIAYGHAWRARSRRSTLGEVSVPISTISRRPKPQE from the coding sequence ATGTCCCAGTTACCATCTTTACCAATCAACTCCGCCCACGTAGAGCAGCAATTCAATCGCCGCGCTCCTCTGGATCACGCTCAGTTTCTTTATGGTGAAGTCGCGCAACGGATGTTGTCACGGCTGGCCCTGGTACGTTTGCAACCCACTCATATTCTGGATGCTGGCTGTGGCGCCAGCCACGCACTGGAGCCCCTGCGCTCTCGCTACCCGGACATGAGCTATACCGGTCTGGATCGCAGCGCCAAGCTACTAGAGGTCGCCCGAGAGCGTTACCAATCCAAACCCAGCCTGTGGCAAAAACTGCGTAATCAGCCCACACCGGCAGCTAACTGGGTTCAGGCCGATATGGCCCATAGTGGCCTGCCCGCAGAAAGCCAGGAGCTGGTCTGGTCAAATATGGCGTTGCACTGGCATCCGGAACCGCATCGGGTTCTGGCCGAATGGAACCGTCTGCTAAAACCCGAAACGCTGGTCATGTTCTCCTGCCTGGGCCCCGGCTCTTTTTCCGAGCTGCGCAGCGCCATGGAACAAGCCGATTTAGGCACCAAAACGCTGGAATTCGTGGACATGCACGACTTTGGCGACCTGCTTCTGGAAAACGGCTTTGCTGACCCTGTGATGGATCAAGAAGTCGTGACCCTGACCTATCGCAGCGCTGAAAAACTGCTGGATGATTTGCGTCTGTTGGGCGGCAATCCACACCCTCAACGCAAGGCCAGCTTGAGCACGCTGCCCTGGCGTCAACGCCTGCTCAATGCGCTGGAAAAACAGCGCCATATGGATGGCACTTTGCATCTAAGCCTGGAAATTGCCTACGGACACGCCTGGCGCGCCCGCAGCCGTCGCAGCACCTTGGGCGAGGTCAGCGTGCCAATCTCCACAATCAGCCGCCGCCCCAAACCCCAGGAATAA
- a CDS encoding ComF family protein encodes MAHPLFRRESPHRLVGIPLLARPCVLCGLRSQSGALCRFCRHALATPAQDLRCPRCALALPPLALLACPDCGAGQLSLQATVAGFDYEHPGDMLIHAFKISRRLEMAAVLAELMVQQWHRYGPGLGPDCRVIPVPSQRRALRRRGFNPAAVLAKRVAHALGLSARLHIVVAQPRLEQAQKFLGRQARRQAMRGAFRVLEPLQGGDVLLVDDVLTTGATLDALARACRVAGARSVYALVAARAPWKLKLP; translated from the coding sequence ATGGCGCATCCCCTGTTTCGGCGCGAGTCGCCCCATCGCCTTGTAGGGATTCCATTGCTGGCACGACCGTGTGTGTTGTGTGGATTACGTTCACAAAGCGGCGCACTGTGCCGTTTTTGCCGACATGCGCTGGCAACACCTGCCCAGGATTTACGCTGTCCGCGTTGCGCCTTGGCGTTGCCACCCTTGGCCTTGTTGGCCTGTCCGGATTGCGGAGCAGGGCAATTGTCCCTGCAAGCGACGGTTGCCGGATTTGACTATGAACATCCTGGCGATATGTTGATACATGCGTTTAAAATTTCCCGTCGGCTGGAAATGGCGGCGGTACTGGCTGAGCTGATGGTGCAGCAATGGCACCGTTACGGTCCTGGGCTGGGGCCGGATTGTCGGGTAATTCCAGTGCCCTCGCAACGTCGTGCTTTGCGCCGTCGTGGTTTCAATCCTGCCGCTGTGTTGGCCAAGCGTGTGGCGCATGCTTTGGGCTTGTCAGCCCGTTTGCATATTGTCGTGGCGCAGCCACGGCTTGAACAAGCCCAGAAGTTTTTGGGACGACAGGCTCGCAGGCAGGCCATGCGAGGCGCTTTTAGGGTGCTGGAGCCGCTGCAAGGGGGGGACGTGCTGCTGGTGGATGATGTGCTCACCACCGGAGCGACCTTGGATGCGCTGGCGCGAGCTTGCCGGGTGGCTGGTGCACGGTCAGTTTATGCCTTGGTTGCTGCCCGTGCCCCCTGGAAATTGAAGCTCCCCTAG
- a CDS encoding tRNA (cytidine(34)-2'-O)-methyltransferase, which yields MFHIVLVSPEIPPNTGNVIRLAANTGCVLHLVRPLGFELEDSKLRRAGLDYHEWAQVKVHDSLEEALQATGSAPDRAFALTTRGSHLLAEQCFQPGDVFVFGRETAGLSAEQLELFPNEQRIRLPMLTGQRSLNLSNAVAICVFEAWRQAGYEGGV from the coding sequence ATGTTTCATATCGTCCTGGTTTCGCCCGAGATCCCCCCCAACACGGGTAACGTCATTCGACTGGCGGCTAATACGGGTTGTGTCCTGCATTTGGTGCGGCCCTTGGGTTTTGAGCTGGAAGACAGCAAACTGCGTCGTGCCGGGCTGGATTATCACGAGTGGGCGCAGGTGAAGGTACATGACAGCCTGGAAGAAGCCTTGCAGGCCACGGGCTCTGCGCCTGATCGTGCGTTTGCCCTGACCACACGCGGCAGCCATTTGCTGGCCGAGCAATGCTTTCAGCCAGGTGATGTGTTTGTGTTTGGCCGTGAAACTGCAGGCTTGTCTGCAGAACAACTAGAGCTGTTTCCCAACGAACAACGAATTCGTCTGCCCATGTTGACGGGGCAACGCAGCTTGAACTTGTCCAATGCCGTGGCGATTTGCGTTTTTGAGGCCTGGCGGCAAGCGGGTTATGAAGGTGGTGTTTAA
- a CDS encoding Bug family tripartite tricarboxylate transporter substrate binding protein produces the protein MSLLARSRDLLIRSVLGLACTGLLAPSALAQSSWPERPIQMVVPFPAGSSPDALARAISEPLSQALGQTVIVDNRPGAGGNIGTRFVAHAKPDGYTLLLTINGPMVTAPTLYKSSLGYDPLKDLQAISMIGTSPNVLIVPADSPANTVEEFIALAKSQPGELNYGSVGPGSSAHLAMAMLEHAVDIKLEQIPYSGFPQILTAIIGGDIDAAFMVPGIAMPQVEAGKVKALAVTSLQPSELLPGLKTMTQAGLANFEAISWDAFFVPHNTSDDVVKRLNQEITTILQREDIKAKLNAFYFSSEPSTPQALTDKIIADKARWDEVIERLNLSLE, from the coding sequence ATGTCATTGCTTGCTCGTTCTCGTGATCTTCTAATCCGCTCCGTTCTGGGGCTGGCCTGCACTGGTTTGCTGGCACCCTCGGCTCTGGCCCAATCCAGTTGGCCCGAGCGTCCCATTCAAATGGTAGTGCCCTTCCCAGCCGGCTCCTCGCCTGACGCGCTGGCCCGTGCCATTTCCGAGCCCCTGTCTCAAGCATTGGGCCAAACGGTGATTGTTGACAACCGTCCTGGCGCAGGTGGCAATATCGGCACACGCTTTGTGGCACATGCCAAACCCGACGGCTACACCCTGCTGCTAACCATCAATGGCCCCATGGTGACGGCCCCCACCCTGTACAAGAGCTCGCTGGGTTACGACCCGCTGAAAGACTTACAGGCTATCTCCATGATTGGCACCAGCCCGAACGTACTGATCGTTCCTGCTGACTCACCCGCCAACACAGTAGAAGAATTCATCGCCCTGGCGAAATCTCAGCCCGGCGAATTGAACTACGGTTCGGTGGGCCCCGGGAGCTCAGCCCACCTGGCTATGGCCATGCTGGAACATGCTGTTGACATCAAGCTGGAACAAATCCCCTACTCGGGCTTCCCACAAATCCTGACCGCCATTATTGGTGGTGACATTGACGCTGCCTTCATGGTGCCGGGCATTGCCATGCCCCAGGTTGAGGCCGGCAAAGTGAAAGCCCTGGCCGTGACATCCCTGCAACCCAGCGAACTGTTACCCGGTCTGAAGACCATGACACAAGCCGGTTTGGCAAACTTCGAGGCTATCTCGTGGGATGCTTTCTTCGTCCCCCACAACACCTCGGATGATGTGGTCAAACGCCTGAACCAGGAAATTACAACGATCTTGCAACGCGAGGATATCAAGGCCAAATTGAACGCCTTTTACTTCTCATCCGAGCCCTCCACACCGCAAGCGCTGACGGACAAAATCATTGCCGACAAAGCCCGTTGGGATGAAGTGATTGAACGTCTGAATCTATCGTTGGAATAA